One Palaemon carinicauda isolate YSFRI2023 chromosome 5, ASM3689809v2, whole genome shotgun sequence DNA window includes the following coding sequences:
- the LOC137640791 gene encoding uncharacterized protein — MVDLSKLPREKQMIQMRMCLTFETQRVLEHTLQISPSTDKSVDEVLDALQLHIKELMNEVLHQRELLSCKQMQGESFADFYVRLRRIAEVDLCSGNAAACEDTQLKMIILMGIRDAELVQKLIALDAISPLQDFVTTCRSYEAGKTATSAICGLPSQLCAVSAYRRSKKSSGKPAFLCQYCSRQHEPDKCPAANSTCKNCDRVGHWSRTLKCPASKVQCRHCHRIGHFDKCCKDNKTNGHRDRSSSNSGASAVSNKQQDSWTSCRCLGSPSTITKTPKPICVLLSSGDVNSRIKMLPDKGADVTVIGQQHLDTMGISRSCLQPPPLNVTFTADESPMSPALGIFKATLTLEIKHVNRCKELPISATTSPSAAKEYFLREFKDVLVSKEDLKTAPLKPMAGPSIRIHLKDGAVPFAIHTPRHIPFAFKDQVKEELYSMVAQGIIKPAGDDPSVWCHPLVVVAKNGTGVCITVDLTKLNSQVSRPAHLSPTPYMAIHSVDWKSHFFTTAHVLHGYWQMELAEEDRHLTTFITPYGRFIHCRGPMGFTATGDAFCL, encoded by the exons ATGGTGGATCTTTCTAAGCTTCCACGTgaaaaacaaatgatccagatgagGATGTGTTTAACCTTTGAAACACAGCGTGTTTTAGAACACACACTGCAGATTTCTCCCTCTACAGATAAGTCTGTAGATGAAGTCCTCGATGCTCTACAGTTGCATATTAAGGAACTAATGAATGAAGTCCTTCACCAAAGAGAGTTGCTTAGCTGTAAGCAAATGCAAGGAgaatcttttgctgatttctaCGTGAGACTTCGACGCATCGCAGAAGTTGATTTGTGCTCAGGTAATGCCGCTGCATGTGAGGATACCCAACTGAAAATGATAATCTTGATGGGCATTCGAGATGCAGAgttggttcagaagttgattgccttggacGCCATCTCTCCTCTTCAAGATTTCGTCACAACCTGTCGATCGTATGAGGCAGGtaaaactgcaacttctgccataTGTGGCCTACCCAGCCAGTTGTGTGCTGTTTCAGCCTACAGGAGAAGCAAGAAATCAAGCGGGAAGCCAGCCTTTTTATGCCAGTATTGTTCCCGTCAGCACGAACCTGATAAATGCCCTGCTGCCAATagtacctgcaaaaactgtgaccGTGTTGGCCATTGGTCCAGGACGTTGAAGTGTCCTGCCAGCAAAGTCCAGTGCCGTCATTGTCACCGTATTGGACACTTCGATAAATGCTGCAAGGATAACAAGACAAATGGTCATCGAGACAGAtcttcaagcaacagtggtgcctcTGCAGTCTCCAACAAACAACAAGATTCATGGACCAGCTGTCGTTGCTTAGGATCACCTTCCACCATCACCAAGACGCCCAAACCTATCTGTGTCCTCTTGTCATCTGGCGATGTTAACTCTCGCATCAAGATGTTACCTGACAAAGGTGCCGACGTCACCGTTATCGGACAACAACACCTGGACACAATGGGTATATCCAGGAGCTGCTTGCAACCACCTCCGCTGAATGTGACGTTCACAGCGGACGAATCTCCGATGTCACCTGCTCTGGGCATATTTAAAGCTACCCTTACCCTAG AAATCAAACATGTCAATAGATGCAAGGAGCTTCCCATCTCAGCAACTACATCCCCTTCAGCAGCCAAGGAATACTTTCTTCGGGAATTTAAAGATGTGTTGGTCTCgaaagaagatttgaagacagcTCCTCTCAAGCCCATGGCTGGTCCTAGCATCAGAATCCACCTAAAGGATGGTGCAGTGCCTTTCGCCATCCACACCCCAAGACATATTCCATTTGCTTTCAAGGACCAAGTCAAAGAAGAGCTTTATTCTATGGTGGCCCAAGGGATAATCAAACCAGCTGGTGATGACCCTtcagtttggtgccaccctctTGTCGTCGTCGCCAAGAATGGAACAGGCGTATGTATCACCGTCGATCTAACAAAGCTGAACAGCCAAGTTTCTCGTCCAGCCCACCTTTCACCCACACCCTACATGGCTATTCATAGTGTGGACTGGAAGTCTCATTTCTTCACCACAGCTCATGTTCTTCACGGGTACTGGCAGATGGAACTGGCTGAAGAGGATCGTCACTTAACCACCTTTATTACGCCATATGgtcggttcatacattgcagaggaccgaTGGGCTTCACAGCTACTGGAGATGCCTTCTGCCTGTGA